Proteins encoded by one window of Companilactobacillus ginsenosidimutans:
- a CDS encoding lectin-like domain-containing protein, which yields MKIFNKVKSTTLSMTCFILLMLVLTNLSSTGRTSADNNSSNQNPTVFPYISSLSGLTRSTPSEADFNHALKTAPSGLAVDTLFTDNNYFENSQGTSIQGFDNSAELLKSTSLRTNNTSIARVTDAPKEIGAIWSNIDAGNYIDVNRNQVLSMWVYLGGYGITSGSVGDGMALVFQNDERENHAISSYSKMIGDKKTDVVGTGESLGVWGDDVNHFDKSIDSDSIAKTAIQKSFAVEFDTFGNHASQPNEISEDGNGSNFDNEYHNQHISMNYPDNASTYHEDYVGTKKVFVMDHPKDVTKDFSWSYLPHSLTNGKWHHVTITWLNADHDDKAKLIYEFNDKKNSNYVDYNPDPYVSGSTNIDISHFDMDGSNKLRWGFTSSTGDNSENNLAIFESIPPYVTGDVESNIYNQTKKKSINKNDAVDAGDDLKFNYSLIYEDGIKDWINNVAYIDLPKQVEYQSAKIIYANGHTESPEVTYDKDKSQLKLDIKEPLSLENNKATVEINSVASPVGKPTTVGNSVVKFKSTYLILDTETPQFIINPHEVGEGTVKFGNVNPTSSFQNINSVTKYGDLISRKNDWLIEVVDDRKNKQNINPWRVEASAVNNKPNTNSGLNIVYKDSDGNVKDLENTYPSTNIPIAKENQLGILTNIVDSWKKNSGVLLRSNASTIPGSYSWQITWTLKDSI from the coding sequence ATGAAAATATTTAATAAGGTAAAATCAACCACTTTGTCTATGACTTGTTTCATATTATTAATGTTGGTTCTTACTAATCTTTCAAGTACGGGAAGAACCAGTGCTGACAACAATTCTAGCAATCAAAATCCCACAGTATTCCCATATATATCATCTTTAAGTGGTCTGACTCGAAGCACTCCAAGTGAAGCTGATTTTAATCATGCATTGAAAACTGCACCTTCAGGTTTGGCAGTTGACACACTTTTTACTGATAACAACTATTTTGAAAATAGTCAGGGAACTAGTATCCAGGGATTCGACAACAGTGCTGAATTACTCAAGTCAACAAGTTTGAGAACCAATAATACTAGTATTGCCAGGGTTACAGATGCACCAAAGGAAATTGGGGCAATTTGGAGTAATATCGATGCCGGAAATTACATTGATGTTAACAGAAATCAGGTATTATCCATGTGGGTATATTTAGGTGGGTATGGAATAACTTCAGGTTCCGTTGGGGATGGTATGGCTTTGGTTTTTCAAAATGATGAAAGAGAAAATCATGCAATTTCTTCTTATTCAAAAATGATAGGCGATAAGAAAACAGATGTTGTTGGAACTGGAGAATCCTTAGGTGTTTGGGGAGATGATGTAAACCATTTCGATAAATCCATTGATTCGGATTCAATAGCAAAGACTGCTATTCAAAAAAGCTTTGCGGTTGAATTTGATACATTTGGAAACCATGCTTCTCAACCAAATGAAATTAGTGAGGATGGCAACGGGAGTAACTTCGACAATGAGTACCATAATCAACATATTTCCATGAATTATCCGGACAATGCTTCGACATATCATGAAGATTATGTTGGAACTAAAAAAGTCTTTGTTATGGATCATCCCAAAGATGTTACAAAAGATTTCAGTTGGAGTTATTTACCGCATTCATTAACAAATGGTAAATGGCATCATGTTACGATTACGTGGTTGAATGCGGATCATGATGACAAAGCAAAATTAATTTATGAATTCAATGACAAAAAAAATAGCAACTATGTGGACTATAATCCCGATCCTTACGTTTCAGGGTCAACTAATATTGATATTTCACATTTTGACATGGATGGAAGTAATAAACTACGTTGGGGTTTTACTAGTTCAACTGGTGATAATTCAGAAAATAACCTAGCTATTTTTGAATCAATTCCTCCATACGTGACAGGGGATGTAGAGTCAAACATCTATAATCAAACTAAGAAAAAATCTATCAATAAGAATGATGCAGTTGATGCCGGTGACGACTTGAAATTCAATTATTCGTTGATTTATGAAGATGGGATTAAAGACTGGATTAACAACGTAGCCTATATTGATTTACCAAAGCAGGTTGAGTATCAATCGGCAAAAATCATTTATGCCAATGGTCACACTGAATCTCCAGAAGTGACCTATGATAAAGATAAGTCGCAGTTGAAATTAGATATTAAGGAACCATTGTCATTGGAGAATAACAAGGCAACAGTTGAGATTAATTCTGTAGCATCACCCGTTGGTAAGCCAACAACAGTGGGCAATTCTGTTGTAAAGTTCAAAAGCACGTATTTAATATTAGATACTGAAACTCCACAATTCATAATTAATCCTCACGAAGTCGGTGAAGGTACTGTGAAATTTGGTAATGTAAATCCAACATCATCGTTTCAAAATATCAACTCTGTAACGAAATATGGTGATTTGATTTCTCGAAAAAATGATTGGTTGATTGAGGTAGTCGATGATCGGAAGAATAAACAAAACATCAATCCTTGGAGAGTTGAGGCCAGTGCAGTTAACAACAAGCCAAATACTAATAGTGGGTTGAATATTGTGTATAAGGACAGCGACGGTAATGTGAAAGATTTGGAAAACACTTATCCTTCAACTAATATTCCAATTGCAAAAGAAAATCAGTTAGGAATATTAACTAATATTGTTGACTCATGGAAGAAAAATAGTGGTGTTCTTTTGCGTTCTAACGCAAGCACAATTCCAGGTTCATACAGTTGGCAAATTACCTGGACACTAAAAGATTCAATCTAA
- a CDS encoding GNAT family N-acetyltransferase, protein MIHYSAKTFNELTTKKLWSIYQLRVEVFVVEQECYYQEVDEDDLKAVHLMGTDDDGKLVTYSRLIPEDDHVRIGRVLVEKSARGNGTGRQLVTQSIISAQDIFQNATQIDIQAQAYLQEFYESLGFTAVSDTYLETGIPHLDMVLPVNKG, encoded by the coding sequence ATGATTCATTATTCCGCAAAAACTTTCAATGAACTTACCACAAAAAAATTATGGTCAATCTATCAATTACGGGTTGAAGTATTTGTTGTCGAACAAGAATGTTACTACCAAGAAGTCGATGAAGATGATTTGAAAGCTGTTCATCTCATGGGTACTGATGATGATGGAAAATTAGTGACATATTCACGATTAATTCCAGAAGATGATCACGTTCGAATTGGCCGAGTTCTGGTTGAAAAGTCAGCTCGAGGAAACGGAACTGGTCGACAACTCGTGACACAATCCATTATTTCAGCTCAAGACATCTTTCAAAATGCCACACAGATTGATATTCAAGCTCAAGCATACTTACAGGAGTTTTATGAGTCTCTCGGATTTACAGCGGTAAGTGATACTTATCTTGAGACTGGTATTCCACATCTAGACATGGTTTTACCTGTTAATAAGGGTTAA
- a CDS encoding APC family permease, with amino-acid sequence METLEPKKHYLKWQVIALIDFVTIISFENIFYPFQNQGLSVVISWIFLLFAYVIPYELIVSQLSLTFDNQSGGLASWVRRSSNDRLGYWTSWMYWVQSVPYIVDVSNSVIVSFSWMFLGNNTLDKRMSTFWFGMLTFAIILIFILLENVFKNSLEILSLIGGGAMFIMSVLFVLLAGYSVMNGTHIATQPFNWGAFMPNFSLKYFSTTGLLIFAMSGAELAAPYIVQMRDPKHEFPKAMWLLALMTAFLTIFGTLALAMFFNANHIPHDFKMNGPYYAFSLLGQSLGLGKILMYIFAVVQAIFMMAQLAVLLDASSRVFAGDVADSFMPKWMTKKNKNGRPIHSYMMTSGLSLFLLLLTGTLPNINTIYNWLLNINGIISPYKTAWVFFAFVAVRWQTKKFKSDYVFINNRPAALLVGGWCLVFTFVCATLGFIPQEASYGTAAFNHQLLLNFITVIVLFGLGFVMPMIRRHEMKKEIQELN; translated from the coding sequence TTGGAGACTTTAGAACCAAAAAAGCATTATCTAAAGTGGCAAGTCATCGCTTTGATCGACTTTGTTACTATTATTAGTTTTGAAAACATCTTCTATCCGTTTCAAAACCAAGGATTATCAGTTGTAATTTCATGGATTTTCTTATTATTCGCGTATGTTATTCCGTACGAACTAATTGTCAGTCAACTCAGTTTAACTTTTGACAATCAAAGTGGTGGGCTTGCTTCTTGGGTTCGTCGCAGTTCTAACGACCGTTTAGGTTATTGGACTTCATGGATGTACTGGGTACAAAGTGTTCCTTACATCGTCGATGTATCTAACTCAGTTATCGTTTCATTCAGTTGGATGTTCTTAGGAAACAACACGCTTGATAAAAGAATGTCGACATTCTGGTTCGGAATGTTAACTTTCGCAATTATTTTGATCTTTATCCTTTTAGAGAATGTTTTCAAAAATTCTCTAGAAATCCTGTCACTTATCGGTGGTGGGGCAATGTTTATCATGTCAGTCTTATTCGTGCTACTGGCTGGATATTCAGTAATGAACGGAACTCACATCGCTACACAACCTTTCAACTGGGGAGCATTCATGCCGAACTTTAGTTTGAAATACTTCTCAACTACCGGACTTTTGATTTTCGCGATGTCCGGTGCCGAATTAGCAGCACCATACATTGTTCAAATGCGTGATCCAAAACATGAATTTCCAAAAGCAATGTGGTTGCTTGCTTTGATGACAGCCTTCTTGACCATCTTCGGAACGCTAGCACTGGCAATGTTCTTCAATGCCAACCACATTCCACACGATTTCAAGATGAACGGCCCATACTACGCCTTTAGTTTGTTAGGCCAAAGTTTAGGACTGGGAAAAATCTTGATGTACATCTTTGCAGTCGTTCAAGCAATCTTCATGATGGCCCAATTGGCAGTCTTGCTTGATGCATCTAGTCGTGTATTTGCTGGTGATGTCGCAGACAGTTTCATGCCAAAATGGATGACCAAGAAGAATAAGAATGGACGCCCTATCCACAGTTACATGATGACTTCTGGGTTAAGTTTGTTCCTCCTGTTATTGACTGGAACACTCCCAAACATCAATACCATTTATAATTGGTTACTAAACATTAACGGTATCATTTCACCTTATAAGACTGCTTGGGTTTTCTTCGCATTTGTCGCGGTTCGTTGGCAAACAAAGAAATTTAAATCAGATTATGTCTTCATTAATAACCGACCAGCAGCACTATTAGTCGGTGGCTGGTGTCTAGTTTTCACCTTTGTCTGTGCTACCTTAGGGTTCATCCCTCAAGAAGCAAGTTATGGTACAGCAGCCTTCAATCATCAATTATTACTTAACTTTATTACCGTAATCGTATTATTCGGATTAGGTTTCGTAATGCCTATGATTAGAAGACATGAAATGAAAAAAGAAATTCAAGAACTCAATTAA
- a CDS encoding aminotransferase class I/II-fold pyridoxal phosphate-dependent enzyme, whose product MALSWKQDLPEDLSQKIAKVEEMIQPKIAEIDEQVLYTQQRVLNLFRENQVGEEDLVPSTGYGYDDIGRDKIEKIYAGYFKTDDALVRPQFASGTHAISTALFSMLRPGDTLYYLTGTPYDTIQEVIGIAGDNQGTMKDYGINFKATELLEDGSVDYATAEKDIKADDSIKVVAIQRSRGYAVRDSFTVEKIAHMIKFIKGLIPNAIIFVDNCYGEFSEMEEPTFYGADIMAGSLYKNAGAGIVKSGAYIVGRSDLIDGAGSRLTVPGAGKGEGATWGYLRDFYQGFFLAPHTTGEALKGTVFTAALCEEMGMNVSPKWDAPRTDIVQTVSFGDPEPMIKFCAAIQHYSPMNSFVDPIPSHQDGYEDEVIMASGSFTEGSTIELSSDGPIRPPYSLYIQGGLSYAHVQIAVTNAVRDTFYK is encoded by the coding sequence ATGGCATTGTCATGGAAACAAGATTTACCAGAGGATTTAAGCCAAAAAATTGCTAAGGTTGAAGAAATGATTCAACCTAAAATTGCCGAAATCGACGAACAGGTTTTATATACACAACAACGTGTGTTGAACTTGTTCAGAGAAAACCAAGTTGGTGAGGAAGATTTAGTTCCTTCAACCGGATACGGATATGATGACATCGGCCGTGATAAGATTGAAAAAATTTATGCAGGTTACTTTAAGACAGACGATGCATTAGTCCGTCCACAATTTGCTTCAGGAACACATGCCATTTCCACAGCATTATTCAGTATGCTCAGACCAGGCGACACGTTGTATTATTTGACCGGGACACCTTATGACACGATCCAAGAAGTTATTGGTATTGCAGGTGATAACCAAGGAACAATGAAGGATTATGGAATCAACTTTAAGGCAACCGAGTTGTTAGAAGACGGTTCAGTTGATTACGCGACAGCAGAAAAGGACATCAAAGCTGATGACTCAATTAAAGTAGTCGCTATTCAACGTTCACGTGGATACGCCGTTCGTGATAGTTTCACAGTTGAAAAAATTGCCCACATGATTAAATTCATCAAGGGACTCATTCCAAACGCAATTATCTTTGTCGATAACTGTTATGGCGAATTTTCTGAAATGGAAGAGCCAACCTTTTACGGTGCAGATATCATGGCCGGATCTTTGTATAAAAATGCAGGTGCCGGAATCGTCAAAAGTGGAGCATACATCGTTGGACGTTCAGATTTGATTGATGGAGCAGGCTCAAGATTGACCGTTCCCGGAGCAGGTAAGGGTGAAGGAGCAACTTGGGGTTACTTACGAGACTTCTACCAAGGATTCTTCCTAGCACCACACACAACCGGAGAAGCACTCAAAGGAACAGTCTTCACAGCAGCATTGTGTGAAGAAATGGGAATGAACGTCTCTCCAAAATGGGATGCACCAAGAACCGACATCGTCCAAACAGTATCATTCGGAGACCCAGAACCAATGATCAAGTTCTGTGCTGCCATCCAACATTATTCACCAATGAATTCATTCGTCGATCCAATTCCAAGTCACCAAGACGGATACGAAGACGAAGTAATCATGGCATCAGGTAGTTTTACCGAAGGCTCAACCATCGAGTTATCGAGTGATGGTCCAATCCGTCCACCATATTCACTATATATTCAAGGTGGATTGTCATATGCACATGTTCAAATTGCCGTAACCAATGCGGTTCGAGATACATTTTATAAATAA
- a CDS encoding histidine phosphatase family protein, producing the protein MKVYLIRHSEPDYSQVDSANLVGHGRDLSHLSERGIALAETTSHNPIFEKVQIIVSSPYTRALQTAAELIKNNHIPLQVELGLMEWQPDKSGKLLKSASDAELAHREFLKNNGKSNPNYPLPYESRSEIIERVNAIFAEYSRNYSCIACVTHGVVIRQFLNLENINYCEIHEYEYIK; encoded by the coding sequence ATGAAAGTATATTTGATAAGGCATTCCGAGCCTGATTACTCCCAAGTAGACTCAGCAAATCTTGTCGGTCACGGACGTGACCTCAGCCATTTGTCCGAAAGAGGAATTGCTCTCGCAGAAACAACATCCCACAATCCAATTTTTGAAAAAGTTCAAATCATTGTAAGTTCTCCATATACGAGGGCACTTCAAACTGCAGCAGAATTAATCAAAAATAATCACATTCCACTTCAAGTGGAGTTAGGATTGATGGAATGGCAACCGGATAAATCTGGAAAATTACTCAAATCTGCTTCTGATGCGGAACTTGCTCATCGCGAGTTTTTAAAAAATAATGGCAAATCAAATCCGAATTATCCATTACCTTATGAATCGAGATCAGAAATAATTGAAAGAGTGAATGCGATTTTTGCAGAATACAGTAGAAATTATTCTTGTATTGCTTGTGTCACCCACGGAGTCGTTATCCGTCAATTCTTGAATTTAGAAAACATTAATTATTGTGAAATACATGAATACGAATATATAAAGTAA
- a CDS encoding lectin-like domain-containing protein: protein MLSFFCYALISNTSDAKRTPGRVTNTEPAVFVKKDSEYDADAQDSAQPNDFRQAREKAPHGLAIDTLFEKGEYPSNTAKVIKPYQDNGLEFSILKVTSNTYQTGAIWSNVSKDNYIDVDKDQTLSMWLYLGNNGGVISYTGDGMAFVLQNDKKGVKAISKRNNGTVGTGQTLGVWGYDYNARKKLNREDIAKTAIQNSFAIEFDTFLNNGNVIDLDKGNSFDSGDDKHEEITREHIAMNYPDAPSTYTPISGMNNHFRMEHEQLRQIGMNNTKRMLSDKTWHHMTIHWHNKDENTGTLSYEFNDKNIVTRSVNKSGEIVSASMDVDINHFDLPHLDSKNVVRKLRWGFTGSTGQETENNLIVFESVPSMLNGNVSPSIYDDTQQKEVTSNDNQTFVGDQLSFKYELKYLSGQNSWNKNMATIDIPREVKYKSAEVIYSDGAREIIPAGAFDENASKLTYTLQNELNLQNSSATIVIRTESNNVYKDLHVGPAHAKFESPYLILDTDTESFNIKYNSIHIRTEPSEGKTFDSIQSIDDSNQIKVFVDKDNNTWMPKSHLVVNFNGKIDNIDISNLRKGVPYKIVLDKNKFHPGENTFEVYAVENASSQRSPKKVLKYYVKEQKDDLKLVFNKLVSFKPVNGGEQGQLVHRNKDWEIEVVDSRQSGNHWTLLAQATGLKNEHSGDSDLNGELVFIDDAGISHSLKGYQQIKAGPSVTSEVQSMDIQKLWSPNRGILLKLHGKNNPGHYHGKIDWCLTDSIN, encoded by the coding sequence GTGCTTAGTTTTTTTTGTTATGCACTTATTTCCAACACATCTGATGCTAAAAGAACACCAGGCAGAGTAACTAACACAGAGCCAGCAGTTTTTGTAAAAAAAGATAGTGAATATGATGCGGATGCCCAAGATAGTGCACAACCAAATGACTTTAGACAAGCACGTGAAAAAGCGCCTCATGGATTAGCAATAGATACTTTATTTGAAAAGGGAGAATATCCTTCTAATACAGCGAAGGTTATTAAACCTTATCAAGACAATGGACTTGAATTCAGTATTTTAAAAGTAACGAGTAATACTTATCAAACTGGTGCAATCTGGAGTAACGTATCTAAAGATAATTATATTGATGTTGATAAGGATCAAACTTTGTCAATGTGGTTATATTTGGGGAATAACGGTGGAGTGATTTCTTACACAGGCGATGGAATGGCCTTTGTATTGCAAAATGACAAGAAAGGAGTTAAGGCAATTTCGAAACGAAATAATGGAACAGTTGGTACTGGCCAAACATTAGGAGTTTGGGGTTATGATTATAATGCAAGAAAAAAACTTAATAGAGAGGATATTGCAAAGACTGCTATTCAAAATAGCTTTGCAATAGAATTTGATACATTTCTCAATAATGGTAATGTTATCGATCTCGATAAGGGGAACAGTTTCGACAGCGGGGATGACAAACATGAGGAGATTACACGGGAACATATTGCTATGAACTATCCAGATGCCCCTTCGACTTATACCCCAATTTCTGGGATGAATAATCACTTTCGAATGGAACATGAGCAATTGAGACAAATTGGAATGAATAATACCAAGCGTATGTTGAGTGATAAAACTTGGCACCATATGACTATCCATTGGCATAATAAGGATGAAAATACCGGGACGTTATCGTATGAATTTAATGATAAGAATATAGTAACTAGGTCAGTGAATAAATCTGGAGAGATTGTATCTGCATCTATGGATGTGGATATTAATCATTTTGATTTACCTCATCTCGATTCTAAAAATGTTGTAAGAAAACTCAGATGGGGATTCACTGGATCAACGGGTCAGGAAACGGAAAATAACTTAATTGTTTTCGAATCTGTTCCATCTATGTTAAATGGGAATGTCTCACCAAGTATTTACGACGATACGCAACAAAAGGAAGTAACGTCGAATGATAATCAAACGTTTGTGGGCGACCAATTATCTTTCAAATATGAACTTAAATATTTGAGTGGACAAAACAGTTGGAACAAGAATATGGCCACAATTGATATTCCCAGGGAGGTTAAATACAAATCTGCTGAAGTAATATATTCTGACGGAGCCCGTGAAATTATTCCTGCAGGTGCCTTCGATGAAAATGCATCAAAATTAACTTATACACTTCAAAATGAGCTTAATTTACAAAATAGTTCTGCAACTATTGTTATTCGCACCGAGTCAAACAATGTGTACAAGGATCTGCATGTGGGACCCGCACATGCAAAGTTTGAAAGTCCTTATCTAATATTGGACACAGATACTGAGTCATTTAACATTAAATATAATTCAATACACATCAGAACTGAGCCTTCTGAAGGAAAAACATTCGATAGTATTCAATCAATTGATGACTCAAACCAAATTAAAGTTTTTGTAGACAAGGACAATAATACTTGGATGCCAAAATCACATTTGGTCGTAAACTTTAATGGGAAAATCGATAATATAGATATTAGCAATCTTAGAAAAGGCGTTCCTTACAAGATTGTTCTGGATAAAAATAAATTTCATCCAGGTGAAAACACATTTGAAGTTTATGCGGTTGAAAATGCTAGTTCACAAAGATCACCAAAAAAAGTTTTAAAATATTATGTTAAAGAGCAAAAAGATGATTTGAAATTAGTATTTAATAAACTTGTTTCATTTAAGCCCGTTAACGGTGGGGAACAAGGTCAATTGGTTCATCGTAATAAGGATTGGGAAATTGAAGTTGTTGATAGTAGACAAAGTGGAAATCATTGGACTCTATTGGCACAAGCAACCGGCCTGAAAAATGAACACAGTGGTGATAGTGACTTAAATGGAGAATTGGTGTTTATTGACGATGCAGGTATTTCGCACAGTTTAAAAGGATACCAGCAAATAAAAGCCGGACCCAGTGTAACTAGTGAAGTTCAAAGCATGGATATACAAAAATTATGGAGCCCTAATCGAGGGATATTGCTCAAACTTCATGGTAAGAATAATCCAGGTCATTATCACGGAAAAATCGACTGGTGCTTAACGGATAGCATTAATTAA
- a CDS encoding putative ornithine decarboxylase, with product MNFLKIAYSGDTQNFLPNGWNVEPFSENIEASELAAIVIDSHDSTTIKQAHDLQKVSGLGIPIIQVDKDTDINNVKQEIINQINKYQSQMVPGFLTDLIDFAENKPVSFTTPGHHNGQYYEKHPAGVVFNRFFGKNLMFADTSDTVAQLGDTMTHEGTPLTAEQKAAETYNADKVYFCTNGTTSANSICASALLTDDDLVLFDRNNHKSLYNSALVMTGAKPVYIPTDRNSLGLIGEMDPAFLDEAKIRAEIAKVDPEKAKQPRPFRLAILQAETYDGVFYDAQWIIDKIGKLCDYILFDCAWGGFEQFVPIMNHLSPLGLDYGPDDPGILVTQSLHKQQAGLAQTSQILKKDKHLKGQKRYVDHKHFNNAYLKFVTSSYSYPIYASLTVNAYLTAGQGNRQWWDDTLRMGIDWRKKLLKQSTLFKPFVPDNFAKISTDDLATDSKYWTLNSQDKWHGFNKIADGQAMIDPLKITITTPGIDIKDAEYQNEGIPGPVVAEYLMENHIIRAKDDLNSLLFLLTPGDTQAELDQLLNALLEFEHYYLNNAPLSKVLPDLTKQFGDRYEGYTLKQLCQEMHEYYWDHETFTLQKKLFAKTAMQEYSMLPKKADTQFMRGESELVDLSDIVGRVAMEGALPYPPGVFIVAPGEKWQEIDQEYFEDLVEAIERFPGFVPEIQGVYWNKKEDGKISVQAEVLKK from the coding sequence ATGAATTTTCTGAAAATTGCATACAGTGGTGATACACAAAATTTCCTTCCCAATGGATGGAATGTGGAACCATTTTCTGAAAATATTGAAGCATCTGAACTAGCTGCAATTGTAATTGATAGTCATGATTCGACAACTATTAAACAAGCTCATGATCTTCAAAAAGTATCAGGTTTAGGGATTCCCATTATACAAGTTGATAAAGATACTGATATAAATAACGTTAAACAAGAAATCATTAATCAAATAAATAAATATCAATCGCAAATGGTACCGGGCTTTTTGACTGACTTAATTGATTTTGCAGAAAACAAGCCGGTTAGTTTTACAACCCCAGGTCATCACAATGGTCAATATTACGAGAAACATCCTGCGGGAGTTGTGTTTAACCGATTCTTCGGGAAAAATTTAATGTTCGCTGACACAAGTGATACAGTCGCTCAACTCGGTGACACCATGACTCACGAAGGAACACCATTAACTGCCGAGCAAAAGGCCGCGGAGACCTACAATGCTGACAAGGTTTACTTTTGTACAAACGGAACTACCAGTGCTAATTCAATTTGTGCCAGTGCTTTATTAACTGACGATGACTTGGTTTTGTTTGATAGAAATAATCATAAATCACTCTATAACAGTGCGTTGGTAATGACTGGTGCTAAGCCTGTTTATATTCCAACTGATCGAAATTCTTTGGGATTAATTGGTGAAATGGATCCAGCATTCTTAGATGAAGCTAAAATTCGAGCTGAAATTGCCAAAGTTGATCCAGAGAAGGCGAAACAGCCTCGTCCTTTCAGACTAGCAATTTTGCAGGCGGAAACTTATGACGGTGTGTTTTATGATGCTCAATGGATTATCGATAAAATTGGAAAGTTGTGTGACTACATTTTATTTGATTGTGCATGGGGTGGTTTTGAACAGTTTGTTCCTATTATGAATCACCTATCACCATTAGGATTAGATTATGGGCCAGATGATCCTGGAATATTGGTAACCCAATCTCTCCATAAACAGCAAGCAGGGTTGGCCCAAACTTCACAAATTTTGAAAAAAGATAAGCATCTTAAGGGGCAAAAAAGATATGTTGACCACAAACATTTCAATAATGCTTATTTGAAATTTGTCACATCTAGTTATTCCTATCCAATATATGCTTCATTAACAGTCAATGCTTATTTGACTGCCGGCCAAGGAAATAGACAATGGTGGGATGATACCTTACGCATGGGTATCGATTGGCGAAAGAAGTTGCTTAAACAGTCAACATTGTTCAAGCCATTCGTTCCGGATAATTTTGCCAAAATAAGTACTGATGATTTGGCTACCGATAGTAAATATTGGACACTTAATTCTCAGGATAAGTGGCATGGATTCAACAAAATTGCAGATGGTCAAGCAATGATTGATCCGCTAAAAATTACTATTACGACGCCTGGAATCGATATTAAAGATGCTGAATATCAGAATGAAGGAATACCAGGACCAGTGGTAGCAGAATACTTGATGGAAAACCACATCATTCGAGCAAAAGATGATTTGAATTCACTGCTATTCTTGTTGACACCGGGAGATACGCAGGCTGAGCTAGATCAACTTTTGAATGCGTTATTGGAATTTGAACACTATTACTTGAATAACGCACCACTTTCAAAAGTTTTGCCAGACTTAACGAAGCAGTTCGGTGACAGATACGAAGGTTATACACTCAAGCAATTGTGTCAGGAAATGCATGAATATTATTGGGATCACGAGACATTTACTTTGCAAAAAAAGCTTTTTGCTAAGACTGCTATGCAAGAATATTCAATGCTACCAAAGAAGGCTGATACACAGTTTATGCGTGGTGAAAGTGAGTTAGTCGACTTGTCAGATATCGTCGGTCGAGTTGCTATGGAGGGTGCATTACCATATCCACCGGGAGTATTTATCGTGGCACCAGGAGAAAAATGGCAAGAGATTGACCAAGAATATTTCGAAGATTTAGTTGAAGCAATCGAAAGATTTCCAGGATTTGTTCCAGAGATTCAAGGTGTTTATTGGAACAAAAAAGAAGATGGCAAGATTTCAGTACAAGCCGAAGTATTAAAAAAATAA